The genomic DNA ttttataaacaataaacattaGCTAATCATACACCTGGACAAAACAATCCAGTAATCTTAGGTTTACAATTGTATAACGAAATCTGTATAAAGATAACCATCATGATATTCATCGATTCCTTCTGAAATGAAGATATGCCTTCTACAAAAgatgcagtggcggatccactGGAGGGGTCCGGGGTGAAACCGCATTTCTATTgacgatcaatgtatttgaatggggacatatagtggGACCCTTTTTTTTATCCTGGGTTTGGACCCCCTTTGAAAAATGGCTTGATCCGCCCCCGATATGCCATTTCCACTATTCTATTTTGACCCTATGTTAGTATGTTTTAGTACTTACCCAGTTTAATCTTAAccattttgttatctgttaatCTAGACCACTTTAAATTTCAAGCGTTTGTTGATTCGCTTGCAATTAAAGTGTCTCTCCCAAATCAAAGGGTTTTCCAATGTGAGATTCAATgttattaaaagatttaaacaaaagaaactttATCCCGCGTTTAAAATTCGTGCAGCATAAGTTCAAACCCGTTATATATCATAAGTTATGGGTCAAATGCGGCCAAtggtaaatgtttataaaaagacATCAACAAATACACTTGAGTAATCATGTGAGTCGGGCATTTTGAGCAcgtgtatttgtttataaatatagaatataccAATGAAGCCTAAACATTTATTGGGAAAATCTGTTATaagttttctgatttttttgtttattgatatCTTCATGTTAACTATCTGAATTAAACTTTAGTTTACTCATCTTTTGACTGCATAATAGAGAGGGAGCAAAAGGGGTTCCATTATTTTAACCTAATTAAAAGCACATCGAATTTGGCAAATAAAGTCAATAGCTGGTAACAGTTAGCACCAACTTTAACTTAATAACGGATATCAGGGGTGTTACACATTTATAAGCACTTTAAAacaatcatattaaaaaatgttagggccacatcaaataaatttcccGTTCTTCATACACTTACCTTGGAAAAAGGAAGAGAGCGagcgatttttttttctaaattgaaattttggcaggcgaaaggtttgtttttttactagCGAGcgttattatttttgaaatactaaatcATAGAATTTAAGAAAAACACTTTATGCAAGCGAGCGATTACAAATTTGCACAGGTTTTGATGCTTCATGTTTTCATATATCTCATATTCTAGTTCTTGTATTACCATACTATGCTTCTCACCTGTTAAAACTTTTCACATTTCCAAGTATAAAATGGTTAATTAAGTGAATCAGGCAATTTTGGCAAAAAACAAGACATGATAAGAAAGAACGTTAACCCACCGAGTTATTCATTctatttaatactaaccatcatcctgagttaaaaattattggtctttcgtttgtgtgtgtctggtaatatcaaataactcggttagaaaattggttagaaaGATAGcatattacagagttatctccccttattcgttgatttctagtgcatttcaaccaaattgtatcgtCTATTACCAGAAAGGAAAAcagaaatgaatgttatttttgtgcataactacatattatgaactgaaatcattgtcaaattgggtgggtttttttggtcatgttttcaccactgcctgattcaTAGGTAGACTGGCACTTAATAGTAAAACCTACAACTTTGTGTAGtcttatcaaatatataaatacgaTCCTGCTAATCATGGAATGCGCAACAGCTTTGAGCAGATCGCAGACAATATTTCATATggaatgttgaatatttcatAAGGGACCATGTTTTATGTTACCGTCGCGCCTGCAGATATATATTTTCTACCCTCGCCACGTTCTGTATGAGTATggcccaagtcaagagcctgttatTGAATGGTTGTTGGTTTTTGAATtggttgtttatcatatttgtttttcaacaattgttttgtatttttttctttagtagttacatgtatttgttactCCACTGATTACCAAGTATACTTGGTAGGGTTGGACGTTCTCGAACTTGTAAAGGCCCTcaacattatgtatgtgcctgttcaaAGTATggatcctgtaattcagtggttgttgtttgttgctagCTGTGTGTCGTTCACTTATTCATTTATTGCTCTACACATACATTACGtagtttgttttctcgtttaaattgttttacatttttcatatcaggGTGACCAGGGGCTATTATAGTTTGCTATGTGTCATGGGTTTTGTTGATTATTAAAGGTCATAAGGTGATCTATGCAGTTGCCAACACTCTACGTTATTTGAATTCTGGTGGAGAGAaatctcattgacaatcatagcTCACCCTATTTTTATACGATCCATTCAAAATGTCTGTGCAATTTTTGAGATATAaaggaatatgtggtatgagtgccaatgagacaaccctccacccaaataataatttatgaaagtaaaccattattataggtcaatgtacggtttTGAACACGGAGCCCTGGCTCAAACCTAATCGCACGCTATAAGGGCCCCATAAATTactgtgtaaaaccattcaaacggaaaaaacaACTGTCTGGTCTATataagaaacgagaaacacttatgaacctcATCAAAAAATGATAACTACTGAACATTTTACTGTCATCATAATCATGCTAGTCAATTATGAGCAAGAAGCAATATTCCGCATTATGTGATAGATTTGAAGTTCAAATTGGTTCATATTCCATTTTTGTGTACATAATGCCTGTTTAAAATCAACATGCTAGCCAGAGTGAATTATGATAATGAATCTTGTAAAATAactaccttgacctataatggtttatttcaTAAATCATTTCTTGGATATAGAGATGTCTCATtagcacttataccacatcttcctatatctatatgctGGTCTAAAACGGATGGTGCTGTAGACACAATGTACGatgtattattttctatgtaagAATAAAAGAATTATCAGTGTATGCGCCGAGTTTGCTTATAACAATGCTTTATGGAGATTTGCCTTTCCATAGTTTTGCCATCCgctaatattttcatttttttgtgtaagCAATGCAAGCATTACTTTtatgataaatgataaaagGTTGTAGGTTAACCATGTAAACGTTACTCTTCAGTTCAAAGTGAGGAGTTTTTCAAAATGAACTGCCGcttagtttttaaatttttagacATACTAGGTTTGGATAATATTGATCgcaaagatatttatttatactgaagTGGTGTATTTCAGCAGTGTTCATAACCTTAGAGTGtataataattcataaaacCGTGATTTCCGGTTTAAACTAAGTTTGTAGTAAAGTAAACAtgttatgtacaaaatgtaagttttttattataataactatttaaaatatcattcaaCTGCATCTTGATTTATGTCTATAGATTTACAAGTTTCTTCAGCATCGCCATATGATTCTTCGTCACTACTGTGTGTTTCTACCGTTCCACCTTCTCCAAGATCTCGTTCGTCTACAGTACCACCCTCTCCGAGATCTCGTTCTATTACAGTATCATCTGTTGCTTCAGAGCTTGTGTCTGCTTCCGGGTTAGAAAGTCTATGTAACACGGCAAATCCTGATAATGGTCTGTGGTAATCAACATTTTCATGTTCGGACGGCGGAAGAACGGCGGGATATTCTGGCGGTAAATCGTATGTTACTGATTTGAGAGGCGATGGAGGTCGAGGTGGCTTTTCTTGTTTGCCTTTGGTTCTATATTTGAAATCGTTAAGTTCTTTAGCACTGTGACGAATGTTACTATTATAAACTACATCATTGAATCCAGAGAAGTCAACTTCCCACCTCCCGTTACCAGCATCGAATTGTTCTATGCGATCAAATCGATGACCCCAGAGAAGTTCACATGGCAAATATGATGATCTCGCTTGACAAAATTCTCCAGTTGATTCTAATGTTCCCTCGgcataaattataatttcatacttttcatttgTCAAGTCTGAAGGACGAATGTTCCATAACGGACTACTTTCGGTAATTTTATGGCTTAGAACCATTGGCCACATGAGAACAATTTTGTCGCCCATGTCGTTTGCCTCGAACTCTAGACTATGGAGATACAGTGGATAAGTTTTTCCCTcttctgtgatttttttcttgactAATACACCGTGCACTTTAGCATCTACTAAATGGCTTTGTCTCATATCACCAATCCGTAcctgtaaaacaaatgaaagtttaagattttatttttaaaccattttttttttaaatttattcatcttttttattctaattacattacattttgtattgttaatGTAAATGATTCCGGCGATAATATTTTCAGGTTGTCTGGATTTGTCTGATTatataaaactgtttgtataCATGTGATCTATGCGATATAATCGTTTCTctaattctattgaaaattatccctttccgaacccattgtataaaaaaatttaatcaacgtgtggttgctggtgatctcaaaagatcattggatgattttaagggtcatgacctttttagctgactggatgaatcaaaatatgataacaggtgttaatgaaattgacaacttcgtgcaatgtgaaaggcactcgaagggggattttcagttaacaaaaaaagaaaatgtcttttaatcattagagaaacagattcttacatagttactcgtggattatcggatttatccaatctcgatagttaaattataaattttaaagtccttgccgaggcggctcggactttaaaattgataatttaactattttaaagtccttgccgaggcggctcggactttaaaattgataatttaactatctcgattgaataaatccgataatccactggtatcaatgtaagaatctatatttctctaattctatggaaatttatccctttctgaacccattgtataaaaaaatttaatcaacgtgtggttgctggtgatctcaaaagatcattggatgattttaagggtcatgaactttttagctaactgaatgaagcaaaatatgataacaggtgttaatgaaattgacaacttcgtgcaatgtgaaaggcacttgaaggggattttcggttaacaaaaaaaagaaaatgtctttttaatcattagagaaacagattcttacatagttactcgtggattatcggatttatccaatctcgatagttaaattataaattttaaagtcctcgccgaggcggctcggactttaaaattgataatttaactatctcgattggataaatacGATAATCGACTGGtaccaatgtaagaatctatatgtatataaagGAAGAATCGAAAGCTGATGAATTTGTGAAGCAATTAATAGAAGATATATAATAGTCT from Mytilus trossulus isolate FHL-02 chromosome 8, PNRI_Mtr1.1.1.hap1, whole genome shotgun sequence includes the following:
- the LOC134728122 gene encoding G protein-activated inward rectifier potassium channel 4-like, translated to MVSKSEELGAMFLFSDEPEDYQKSRWPFVNYMKKKLKVGIWDKEKKRQALVQKSGHYRVKYSGIKNRRTRFLQDLYVTLIDLKWRYAIAILFNVYLATYFMFAVFWYWLMHNHGDFDHVNDPDWKSCVEGVHDFGNAFLFSIETQTTIGYGFAYPNTDCEGTLLLTFLQVTVGIFLENMLLGFMFMKFAQPKRRGKTLMFSKHACVNHEDGVLCLQVRIGDMRQSHLVDAKVHGVLVKKKITEEGKTYPLYLHSLEFEANDMGDKIVLMWPMVLSHKITESSPLWNIRPSDLTNEKYEIIIYAEGTLESTGEFCQARSSYLPCELLWGHRFDRIEQFDAGNGRWEVDFSGFNDVVYNSNIRHSAKELNDFKYRTKGKQEKPPRPPSPLKSVTYDLPPEYPAVLPPSEHENVDYHRPLSGFAVLHRLSNPEADTSSEATDDTVIERDLGEGGTVDERDLGEGGTVETHSSDEESYGDAEETCKSIDINQDAVE